The Caldisericaceae bacterium genome includes a region encoding these proteins:
- a CDS encoding PH domain-containing protein encodes MKNYKSSTTEQLGEIRGSLIFRPKYSKWAYVFLSLIIIFVALVLGGVIWVFKQEGSAITTIILRSIPFGLLLIFLLFGLLIYHTMRYEIRDDGLYLVCGPFYSKIDYGKIKSLEKTDLTLDVTSSWRIPGYALFNVPYGNKGIIKMYSTSALKNILLIKTSDGKQYGITPADEEGFLKELEARIKGNR; translated from the coding sequence ATGAAAAACTATAAAAGTTCAACGACAGAACAGTTAGGAGAGATTAGAGGTTCTCTAATCTTTAGACCTAAGTATTCAAAATGGGCTTATGTATTTCTTTCTTTGATCATTATATTTGTGGCGCTTGTGTTAGGAGGTGTTATTTGGGTTTTTAAGCAAGAGGGATCGGCAATAACTACCATTATTTTAAGAAGTATACCTTTTGGGCTTCTTTTAATTTTTCTTCTTTTTGGTTTACTTATTTATCATACAATGAGATATGAAATCAGAGATGATGGACTTTATCTTGTCTGTGGACCATTTTATTCAAAGATTGATTATGGAAAGATTAAAAGTTTAGAAAAAACTGATTTAACTTTAGATGTTACTTCAAGCTGGAGAATACCAGGATATGCTTTGTTTAATGTTCCATATGGAAATAAAGGTATTATAAAAATGTATTCTACAAGTGCCCTTAAAAACATTCTACTTATTAAAACCAGCGATGGGAAGCAGTACGGTATAACACCTGCAGATGAAGAAGGCTTTTTAAAAGAACTTGAGGCAAGGATAAAAGGAAATAGGTGA
- a CDS encoding SdpI family protein gives MNLYLISIWIDGIILVLCLIFLVSERNPILGIRIPATLSDPEIWKKTHKKASKILCTVSLVHLFLLLLTHSDYYAKVFNALLLFLFIVLLLYIIYYANTLYEEKFPTKVKKINFSKSPFLNKLLNNLRKLNPGFAKMQFWI, from the coding sequence ATGAACTTATACTTAATTTCTATTTGGATTGATGGAATTATTTTAGTATTGTGCCTTATCTTTTTGGTAAGTGAGAGGAACCCAATTTTGGGGATTAGGATCCCTGCAACACTTTCAGACCCGGAAATTTGGAAGAAAACACACAAAAAAGCTTCAAAAATTTTATGCACAGTTTCACTTGTCCACCTTTTCTTACTATTGTTGACTCATTCAGATTATTATGCAAAAGTTTTTAACGCCTTATTACTATTTCTCTTTATCGTGTTGCTACTTTATATTATTTATTATGCAAACACTCTTTATGAAGAAAAATTTCCAACGAAAGTGAAAAAGATAAACTTCTCTAAATCGCCTTTTTTAAACAAACTCCTCAATAATTTAAGAAAACTAAATCCAGGCTTTGCAAAAATGCAGTTTTGGATTTGA
- a CDS encoding ABC transporter ATP-binding protein produces MTEVLMENVSFRFSKVLKIVEDFSLKVEKGEFVYIVGKNAAGKSTLLRIMCGIIPPQKGRVSLLGKDPHRNPKVLKEVGVMIDGMGFYSDLSLKENVLIFAKEKGLKDGVEKTLDEYIKIWDIDFNTLYKRGSHGMRRIAQLTLSLLTNPQVFIWDEPELALDEKRQGILLNFLHDYKSKGETIIIAGTNPDLYGDLVDKTIHKEVIV; encoded by the coding sequence ATGACAGAAGTTTTAATGGAAAATGTGAGTTTTCGGTTCTCTAAAGTACTGAAAATAGTAGAAGATTTTTCTTTAAAGGTAGAGAAAGGAGAGTTTGTTTACATTGTTGGTAAGAATGCGGCAGGTAAGAGCACACTGTTAAGGATTATGTGTGGTATTATCCCTCCTCAAAAGGGTAGGGTAAGTCTCTTAGGTAAAGATCCACACCGCAATCCAAAGGTTCTAAAGGAAGTTGGAGTAATGATTGATGGAATGGGATTTTATAGCGATCTCAGTTTGAAAGAAAATGTGCTTATCTTTGCAAAAGAAAAGGGATTAAAGGATGGAGTAGAGAAAACATTGGATGAGTATATAAAAATTTGGGATATAGATTTTAATACTCTATACAAGAGAGGTTCTCATGGTATGAGAAGAATAGCGCAACTAACACTATCTCTCTTAACAAACCCTCAGGTTTTCATATGGGATGAACCTGAACTTGCACTTGATGAAAAAAGGCAAGGAATTTTGTTAAACTTCCTACATGACTACAAATCAAAAGGAGAGACAATTATTATAGCAGGGACAAATCCCGATCTCTACGGAGATCTTGTAGACAAAACAATCCATAAGGAGGTAATCGTATGA
- a CDS encoding ABC transporter ATP-binding protein/permease — MKKDIKAYFSLLFHYLKGHLRDVIVGVIFGIIGEICWVIFPLITRFLIDFVIIGKNHSYFKPLVLFSFLLLPVFLVTFLISDFVLVKAFKQIAAKLKLDIFKHLQYASLTFYEKEASGGITFRLLGDSDSLVDSWREILVTVPMQLVLLTSAIFMVKWNLTLAIFVFILLVIQAFIVARFRGPILNWTKKSREKGEKINGYTVGHFIRIQLIRAISAEEVEQKNFFKRLQELIKIEIKTFMISRFSDTLQWFVYNTCSFVVLFYGGLLAIHGKATVGILTGFLIFMNILYQPIATLTNLILSLERVRVNLMRVKEYLEIKGDVVEKTDAVDFVPKEGRISVENVSFSYEDKNVLSNINIEFHPNSITAIVGPTGSGKTTLAKLLVRFFDPKEGRILLDGVDIRDIKLTSLRKAVKLFLSNNYVFNGTLYENITYGSTNVSKEKIEWALKESSLDFLYKLPNGLDTIIGEEGINLSAGEAQRVALARALILSPKVFIFDEPTSSLDLETENKINNAFMKLKNISTVIIIAHRLSTAKISDKIVVLENGKIKGVGTHEDLLLENDFYKRINSILQQEK; from the coding sequence ATGAAAAAAGATATAAAAGCATATTTTTCTTTGCTGTTTCACTATCTTAAGGGTCACTTAAGAGACGTTATTGTAGGTGTTATCTTCGGTATTATTGGGGAAATATGCTGGGTAATTTTCCCTTTAATCACAAGGTTCTTGATTGATTTTGTAATTATTGGTAAGAATCATTCGTATTTTAAACCATTAGTCCTCTTTTCATTTCTTTTGCTTCCTGTCTTTTTAGTTACTTTCCTTATTTCAGACTTCGTTTTAGTTAAGGCCTTTAAGCAAATTGCAGCAAAACTCAAACTCGACATATTTAAGCATCTTCAATATGCATCATTGACTTTCTATGAGAAGGAAGCAAGTGGAGGGATAACTTTTCGTCTTCTTGGAGATAGTGACTCGCTTGTAGATTCATGGAGGGAAATTCTTGTTACAGTTCCGATGCAACTTGTGCTTCTTACAAGTGCTATTTTTATGGTCAAGTGGAATTTGACACTTGCAATATTTGTATTTATACTTCTTGTTATACAGGCATTCATAGTAGCTCGTTTTAGAGGACCAATCCTTAACTGGACAAAGAAATCAAGAGAAAAAGGAGAAAAGATTAATGGTTATACAGTTGGGCATTTTATAAGAATCCAACTTATTAGGGCTATTTCTGCAGAAGAAGTTGAGCAGAAGAATTTCTTTAAGAGACTACAGGAACTCATCAAAATAGAAATAAAAACTTTTATGATTTCCAGATTCTCTGATACTCTGCAGTGGTTTGTCTATAATACTTGCTCTTTTGTTGTTCTCTTCTACGGTGGATTACTTGCAATACATGGAAAGGCAACAGTTGGAATATTAACGGGGTTTCTAATATTTATGAACATTCTTTACCAACCAATTGCAACTCTTACGAATCTAATTCTTTCATTAGAGAGAGTGCGGGTAAATCTTATGAGAGTAAAAGAGTACTTAGAAATTAAGGGAGATGTAGTAGAAAAAACTGATGCAGTAGATTTTGTTCCAAAAGAAGGAAGGATTAGTGTAGAGAATGTTTCTTTTAGCTACGAAGATAAAAATGTTTTATCAAACATAAATATTGAATTTCATCCAAATTCAATCACTGCCATTGTAGGTCCTACTGGCTCTGGTAAAACGACTCTTGCAAAACTACTTGTAAGGTTCTTTGATCCAAAGGAAGGTAGAATCCTTTTAGATGGAGTTGATATAAGGGATATTAAATTAACTTCACTTAGGAAAGCAGTGAAATTATTTCTTTCCAACAACTATGTTTTTAATGGCACTTTGTATGAAAATATTACTTATGGCTCAACAAATGTAAGTAAAGAGAAAATAGAATGGGCTTTAAAAGAATCTTCTTTAGATTTTCTTTATAAACTTCCTAATGGCCTTGATACTATAATTGGTGAAGAAGGTATTAACCTTTCAGCAGGAGAAGCGCAAAGGGTAGCTCTTGCAAGGGCATTAATACTTTCTCCAAAAGTTTTCATTTTTGACGAGCCTACTTCATCTCTTGACTTAGAAACTGAAAATAAAATTAATAATGCTTTTATGAAGCTTAAAAATATTAGCACAGTTATTATCATTGCTCATAGACTTTCTACTGCAAAAATTTCAGATAAAATAGTAGTCTTAGAAAATGGGAAGATAAAAGGAGTTGGAACTCACGAAGATTTACTTTTGGAGAATGATTTTTACAAAAGAATTAACTCTATTCTCCAACAGGAAAAATAA
- a CDS encoding SPFH/Band 7/PHB domain protein, producing the protein MLTYILYVILIAFVISVASKTVIIVHQATAAIVERLGQFSRVLTPGLHVIIPFFENVKKIVDLREQVWDYPPQEIITKDNVVVKIDNVMYYMVIDPVKAVYEVQDVDQAILKLTQTAIRNVCGDLTLDELLTSREKINETLRHDLDIATDPWGIKVSRVEIKSIMPPPEIQEAMTKQMKAERDKRATILEAEGVKQAAILKAEGERQAKILSAEGEKQAQILKAEGEAQAIITVAKARGEGVEVYFTGIHKGNPTKDIIAINYLDTLMKIADGKSTKIFLPYESSALLGSLGTIKEIFKEENKGGETNK; encoded by the coding sequence ATGTTAACGTATATTTTGTATGTAATTTTAATCGCATTTGTTATTTCGGTTGCTTCTAAAACAGTAATCATTGTTCATCAGGCAACAGCAGCAATCGTTGAAAGACTGGGGCAATTTTCAAGGGTTCTTACTCCCGGATTGCATGTAATAATTCCTTTCTTTGAAAATGTGAAGAAGATAGTTGATCTTAGGGAACAAGTGTGGGACTATCCACCACAAGAAATAATTACAAAGGATAATGTTGTAGTTAAAATTGACAACGTCATGTACTATATGGTAATTGATCCTGTTAAAGCCGTATATGAAGTGCAAGACGTTGATCAAGCCATCTTAAAACTCACTCAAACTGCTATAAGAAATGTATGCGGCGATCTAACGCTTGACGAACTTCTTACCTCAAGAGAAAAGATTAATGAAACCTTGCGGCATGACTTAGATATCGCAACAGATCCATGGGGAATAAAAGTTAGTAGAGTTGAAATTAAATCAATTATGCCACCACCTGAAATACAAGAAGCGATGACAAAACAAATGAAAGCCGAAAGAGATAAAAGAGCAACTATTCTTGAGGCAGAGGGCGTTAAACAAGCTGCCATTCTTAAAGCAGAAGGTGAAAGACAAGCAAAAATCCTTAGCGCAGAAGGAGAAAAACAAGCACAAATCCTCAAAGCTGAAGGTGAGGCACAGGCAATCATTACTGTTGCAAAAGCAAGAGGAGAGGGAGTGGAAGTGTACTTTACAGGCATACACAAAGGCAACCCCACAAAAGATATTATTGCAATTAATTACCTTGACACTCTAATGAAAATAGCGGATGGAAAATCAACGAAGATATTCCTCCCATATGAATCATCGGCACTACTTGGTTCTTTAGGCACAATTAAAGAGATATTTAAAGAAGAAAATAAAGGTGGAGAAACAAACAAATAA
- a CDS encoding NfeD family protein, translating to MKEITNTWIIIAVISLIVEVITPTFFAIWFSVAAIITLIFNFLEVSLPVQVAIFILTSLVLILASEFILKRKLNLIKKPYKTNVESIIGKIGFVTKEVGDLNHDGEVFIYGKYWTAISEDGKTIPVNKKVIVVRIDGVKLIVKEVEE from the coding sequence ATGAAAGAAATAACAAATACTTGGATAATCATTGCCGTTATCTCCCTAATTGTCGAGGTTATAACTCCAACATTTTTTGCAATCTGGTTTAGTGTGGCTGCAATTATCACTCTAATTTTTAATTTTTTAGAGGTGAGCTTACCCGTTCAAGTTGCCATTTTTATACTTACCTCTTTAGTGCTAATTTTAGCCTCTGAATTTATCTTAAAAAGAAAACTCAATCTCATCAAAAAGCCTTACAAGACGAATGTGGAATCTATTATCGGAAAAATTGGTTTTGTAACAAAAGAGGTAGGAGATTTAAACCATGATGGTGAAGTATTTATTTATGGCAAATACTGGACTGCAATAAGTGAAGATGGCAAAACAATCCCTGTGAATAAAAAAGTTATTGTTGTAAGGATAGATGGAGTAAAACTAATTGTAAAAGAGGTAGAAGAATAA
- a CDS encoding hemolysin III family protein has product MKFKEKPLYRKEEIGNSITHGVGTALSIAGLVLLIIKGVKSNNPVALFSYLVFGITLILLYSSSTFYHSFYINVKSKKAKYFLRLLDHSAIYLLIAGTYTPFSLLGIKGALGFRIFIAVWLIAIIFIILKIFFVGRFPVLFTLSYLIMGYLVVFSFKALVMNISEGCLILLIAGGLVYTLGVVFYARQSYRYNHFVWHFFVIGGSVLHYLAVLLFL; this is encoded by the coding sequence ATGAAGTTCAAAGAAAAGCCATTGTATAGAAAAGAAGAAATTGGAAATAGTATTACTCACGGTGTAGGGACTGCTTTAAGTATTGCAGGGTTAGTGCTCCTTATTATTAAGGGCGTAAAGAGTAATAATCCAGTTGCTTTATTTTCTTATTTAGTTTTTGGAATTACCCTTATTTTGTTGTATTCGTCTTCAACTTTCTACCATTCTTTTTACATCAACGTAAAAAGTAAAAAAGCTAAGTATTTTTTAAGGCTTTTAGACCATTCGGCAATCTATCTTTTAATTGCAGGGACTTATACTCCATTTTCTCTTTTAGGTATCAAAGGGGCTCTTGGATTTCGTATTTTTATTGCAGTTTGGCTAATTGCAATTATCTTTATAATTTTAAAAATTTTCTTTGTTGGCAGGTTTCCCGTCCTTTTCACTTTGAGTTATCTAATAATGGGGTATTTGGTTGTTTTTTCTTTTAAAGCACTTGTAATGAATATAAGCGAAGGATGTTTAATACTACTCATTGCAGGTGGACTTGTTTACACGCTTGGTGTTGTTTTTTATGCACGTCAAAGTTATAGATACAACCATTTTGTATGGCATTTCTTTGTAATAGGAGGAAGTGTCCTCCATTATTTAGCAGTATTGCTTTTCCTCTAA
- the tusB gene encoding sulfurtransferase complex subunit TusB, translating to MALIIVKKSPNEKISEFLLSSALPGDKVLFIQDGVIFSIFPSVKSLVKEGVELFAIKEDFLARGFQENTSQVSLIDYDGFAELVEKEEKIIS from the coding sequence ATGGCATTAATAATTGTGAAGAAGAGCCCAAATGAAAAAATTTCTGAATTTTTGTTGAGTAGTGCGCTACCAGGTGATAAAGTGCTTTTCATACAAGATGGTGTTATTTTCTCAATTTTCCCTTCTGTAAAAAGTTTAGTGAAAGAAGGGGTAGAGCTTTTTGCAATTAAAGAAGATTTTTTAGCAAGAGGTTTTCAAGAAAATACTTCGCAAGTTTCTCTTATTGACTACGATGGTTTTGCAGAGTTGGTGGAGAAAGAAGAAAAAATAATATCTTAA
- a CDS encoding intracellular sulfur oxidation protein codes for MKKVLFIAYNSPSGSIWINEAFRSAFGMYGEDVEPAVMLVKDAVLVLRSTCKPELLGCLSLTILDRYLDKYNTTVYALKEDVEHFNIKQEEIDKRWKILQFVSKDDFPNFLHSFDRVVIF; via the coding sequence ATGAAAAAAGTGTTATTTATTGCTTACAATTCTCCTTCAGGATCTATTTGGATAAACGAAGCTTTTAGAAGTGCATTTGGTATGTATGGAGAAGATGTAGAACCAGCTGTAATGTTAGTTAAAGATGCAGTATTAGTCTTAAGGTCTACATGCAAACCTGAATTATTAGGTTGTTTATCTTTAACAATACTTGATAGATATCTTGATAAATACAATACAACCGTTTATGCACTTAAAGAAGATGTAGAGCACTTTAACATCAAACAAGAAGAAATTGATAAGAGATGGAAGATACTACAGTTTGTTTCAAAAGATGATTTTCCGAACTTTTTGCACTCTTTTGATAGAGTTGTAATTTTTTAA
- a CDS encoding DsrE family protein produces MHITIQANVPPYTNADLDTAIHFAEAFLKRGHKVSIFLFSDSVLAVNKLVKPMRIDRNIPEKLKELAQKGVEINICGLCADYRGLTNELNIEGSVFSGVPEMAHLLFVSDRYINLMP; encoded by the coding sequence ATGCATATAACAATTCAAGCAAATGTTCCACCTTATACCAATGCTGATTTAGATACTGCAATTCATTTTGCTGAAGCTTTCTTGAAAAGAGGGCATAAGGTTTCAATATTTTTATTTTCAGATTCAGTTCTTGCGGTAAATAAACTAGTTAAACCAATGAGAATTGACAGAAATATTCCTGAGAAGTTGAAAGAACTTGCACAAAAAGGCGTTGAAATAAATATTTGTGGACTTTGTGCTGACTATAGGGGACTTACAAATGAATTGAATATCGAAGGTTCAGTGTTCTCAGGTGTTCCCGAAATGGCGCACCTTTTGTTTGTGTCTGATAGATATATAAACCTTATGCCTTAG
- a CDS encoding YeeE/YedE family protein, with translation MDPRLQGLLVGILFGVVLQRSRMCFNSAIRDVKLTKDNYLFKMAVLAILVETIGFQLAASLGWIKLNPLPFVPLAQIIGGFLFGMGMVLAGGCASGITYRIGEGYITAFVAAVFFGITASAVRGGPLTFFNKLLGTPITTTNNPSNVYATADGKANLTIANLFNINPWIIAIVFAIILLIVLILLRTTERKVTGLNWIYGGIALGIVGIIGYLSQKSYALGITGGWVNLFRVTTGTVDLTKPVPYNWIGMEVFGVIIGAFIAALFSKEFKLRMPKDPKTFLQVALGGVLMGFGAAVAYGCNVGHVLSGLPHLAISSIVFTIFAVAGNWLMVWYLFERR, from the coding sequence ATGGATCCAAGACTACAAGGTCTTTTGGTTGGCATTCTTTTCGGTGTAGTTTTACAGAGAAGTAGAATGTGTTTTAACTCAGCAATAAGAGACGTTAAGTTAACTAAGGATAATTACCTTTTTAAAATGGCAGTTCTTGCAATCCTTGTAGAAACTATTGGCTTCCAACTTGCAGCATCACTTGGTTGGATAAAGTTAAATCCACTTCCTTTTGTGCCATTAGCTCAGATTATTGGTGGTTTTCTATTTGGTATGGGAATGGTGTTAGCAGGGGGCTGTGCAAGTGGTATTACTTACAGAATAGGTGAAGGTTATATTACCGCGTTTGTTGCAGCAGTATTTTTTGGTATTACAGCCTCGGCCGTAAGAGGCGGGCCATTGACATTCTTTAATAAGTTATTAGGCACCCCTATAACAACTACAAATAACCCTTCTAATGTTTACGCAACAGCAGATGGAAAAGCAAACTTAACAATTGCAAACCTTTTTAATATCAATCCTTGGATCATTGCTATCGTTTTTGCAATAATACTTTTAATTGTATTAATACTTTTGAGAACAACCGAGAGAAAAGTAACTGGTCTTAACTGGATTTACGGTGGCATTGCGTTAGGTATCGTTGGAATTATCGGATACCTTTCTCAAAAAAGTTATGCTCTTGGAATCACTGGTGGCTGGGTAAATCTTTTTAGAGTTACTACTGGAACTGTTGATTTAACAAAACCCGTTCCATATAACTGGATAGGAATGGAAGTTTTTGGAGTAATTATTGGAGCTTTTATAGCAGCTCTTTTTTCTAAAGAATTTAAGTTGAGGATGCCTAAAGATCCCAAGACTTTTTTACAGGTTGCTTTAGGTGGTGTCTTAATGGGTTTTGGCGCAGCCGTTGCTTATGGATGTAACGTCGGTCATGTTTTGTCTGGTCTTCCACATTTAGCGATTAGTTCAATCGTATTTACAATTTTTGCTGTTGCTGGTAATTGGTTAATGGTTTGGTATCTGTTTGAAAGAAGATAA
- a CDS encoding sulfurtransferase TusA family protein, producing the protein MSNEIKPNYTLDERGEVCPIPDVDTRRKLKEMKSGEVLEVLIDYALSKERIPEGVKEVGGEVLSIEEIGQSEWRILIKKI; encoded by the coding sequence ATGAGTAACGAAATTAAGCCTAACTACACATTAGACGAAAGAGGTGAGGTGTGTCCAATTCCTGACGTGGACACAAGGAGAAAACTTAAGGAGATGAAGTCAGGAGAAGTCCTTGAGGTATTGATTGATTATGCACTTTCTAAGGAAAGAATTCCAGAAGGCGTTAAAGAGGTCGGTGGAGAAGTTCTTTCTATCGAAGAAATTGGCCAGAGCGAATGGAGAATTCTTATTAAAAAAATTTAA
- a CDS encoding transketolase, with translation MVENEKELIHYEKVGDIVDTLIDLMLNYRQSGHPGGSRSKMHMFVTLMLSGFLKYDIRNPEKRFQDRFILGAGHTIPLVYATLAVLNGILQKKYEETGDEKFKLRREFALLPEDLLGFRRNRGLSGHAEFEGKTLFLKFNTGPSGHGITAAVGEAFALKRAGLNKNKVVVIEGDAGLTPGGFHESINSAWALGLDNLFFLIDWNNYGIDDHPVSETVYGTPKEWFGCHGWRVVGTENGSDFIEVYKTEQELFDEKNIQKNIPNVAYFKTRKGRGYLKYDNASHGAPHKMNDPLFWETKKDFQSKYGVQFVGFGEPAPKNQEEIYKQFKENIEVAMSVAFSDKELLDFVANRLIDIANSIPDTVETFELLGENPIKDPALYDYKNYPKDLFFAPGTNAANREAFSKWGAWINSYVGKKYGRPLFLAMSADLADSTQISGFAKPYGDFPGFGWFDKEHNEKGILLPQEITEFVNSGISVGVAAVNFAKNPFEEFNGFYTASSTYGSFAYLKYGMMRLFSQLAQDCQLKVGKTIWVLGHSGPETADDSRTHFGIFAPGVRDLFPQGHVIDLIPWEANEVPVLLGKALSLDAPIIALVLTRPHVPIPNREELGLASYFEAAHGAYILKDFDPNLEIMGTVIVQGTSSTLSVIKVLPQLKEAKLNVRIVSAPSYELFRREPQSYKDTVLPWKLFHDAMVITNESVKLMHHWIANPIVEEYSLSSDWDNRWRTGGTVDEVVEEAHLDPKHVFEGIERFVKDREKRLRRIEEIVK, from the coding sequence ATGGTTGAAAACGAAAAAGAACTAATACACTATGAGAAAGTTGGAGACATAGTCGACACACTTATTGACTTAATGCTTAACTACAGACAGAGTGGGCATCCAGGTGGTTCAAGATCAAAGATGCACATGTTCGTCACTCTTATGCTTTCGGGCTTTCTTAAATACGATATAAGAAATCCTGAGAAGAGATTCCAAGATCGTTTTATACTTGGAGCAGGGCATACCATACCCCTTGTGTATGCTACACTAGCAGTCTTAAATGGTATTTTACAAAAGAAATACGAAGAAACTGGTGACGAAAAGTTTAAATTAAGAAGAGAATTTGCACTTCTACCTGAAGATTTACTTGGTTTTAGAAGAAATAGAGGGCTCTCTGGACATGCTGAGTTTGAAGGAAAAACCCTCTTCCTTAAATTTAACACAGGCCCATCTGGACACGGAATTACTGCAGCAGTAGGAGAGGCGTTTGCTTTAAAAAGAGCAGGGTTAAATAAAAATAAAGTGGTAGTCATTGAAGGTGATGCGGGCTTAACTCCAGGTGGTTTCCATGAAAGTATTAATTCTGCTTGGGCATTGGGTTTAGATAATCTTTTCTTCCTTATCGATTGGAACAACTACGGTATTGATGACCATCCTGTTTCAGAGACTGTTTATGGTACACCAAAAGAATGGTTTGGTTGTCATGGTTGGAGGGTAGTTGGGACAGAAAACGGAAGCGATTTTATAGAAGTTTATAAAACAGAACAAGAACTTTTTGATGAAAAGAATATTCAAAAAAACATTCCTAATGTTGCATATTTCAAAACAAGAAAAGGAAGAGGTTATCTAAAGTATGATAACGCTTCCCATGGTGCACCTCATAAGATGAACGATCCACTCTTCTGGGAAACTAAAAAAGACTTCCAAAGTAAGTATGGAGTCCAATTCGTTGGTTTTGGGGAACCTGCACCCAAAAACCAAGAGGAAATTTACAAACAATTTAAAGAAAACATTGAAGTGGCAATGAGTGTTGCTTTTAGCGATAAAGAATTACTTGATTTTGTTGCAAATAGACTTATTGATATTGCAAATAGTATCCCAGATACAGTTGAAACCTTTGAGCTTTTAGGAGAAAATCCAATTAAGGATCCTGCCCTTTACGACTATAAAAATTATCCAAAGGATCTCTTTTTTGCACCTGGGACAAATGCAGCAAATAGAGAAGCTTTTAGTAAATGGGGTGCTTGGATTAATTCGTATGTAGGAAAGAAGTATGGACGTCCACTTTTCTTAGCAATGTCAGCAGACCTTGCAGATTCAACACAGATATCAGGTTTTGCAAAACCCTATGGTGATTTTCCAGGGTTTGGCTGGTTTGATAAGGAACACAATGAAAAAGGTATTCTCCTACCGCAAGAGATTACAGAATTTGTTAACTCTGGTATTTCTGTTGGGGTTGCTGCCGTCAACTTTGCTAAGAATCCGTTTGAAGAATTTAATGGTTTCTACACGGCTTCTTCAACTTACGGCTCTTTTGCCTATTTAAAATACGGAATGATGAGGCTATTTTCACAGTTAGCTCAAGATTGTCAACTTAAAGTTGGTAAAACAATTTGGGTTCTTGGACACTCTGGTCCTGAAACTGCTGATGACTCAAGGACTCATTTTGGTATATTCGCTCCAGGTGTTAGAGATTTATTTCCACAAGGCCATGTGATTGATCTTATACCTTGGGAGGCAAATGAAGTTCCAGTTTTGTTAGGTAAGGCACTTTCCCTTGATGCGCCTATTATTGCTCTTGTGCTCACAAGACCTCATGTTCCAATACCTAATAGAGAAGAGTTAGGTTTAGCTTCTTACTTTGAAGCTGCGCATGGAGCTTACATTTTGAAAGATTTTGACCCTAATTTAGAGATAATGGGGACTGTGATTGTTCAGGGAACAAGTTCTACTCTGTCAGTTATTAAAGTCCTACCACAACTTAAAGAGGCAAAACTCAATGTGAGAATTGTTTCTGCTCCTTCTTATGAACTCTTTAGAAGAGAACCACAATCATATAAAGATACTGTTCTTCCTTGGAAACTTTTCCATGATGCAATGGTTATTACAAATGAGTCTGTTAAACTTATGCATCATTGGATTGCTAACCCTATCGTAGAAGAATATTCGCTTTCTTCGGATTGGGATAATCGATGGAGAACTGGTGGCACTGTAGATGAAGTTGTTGAAGAGGCTCACCTTGATCCTAAACATGTATTTGAAGGAATTGAGCGGTTTGTTAAAGACCGTGAAAAAAGGTTAAGAAGAATAGAAGAGATTGTAAAATAA